Within Lolium rigidum isolate FL_2022 chromosome 5, APGP_CSIRO_Lrig_0.1, whole genome shotgun sequence, the genomic segment AATTAAAAGTACTTCTTGGCGCAGATTGCAAGGTTGGAGAAGTTGGTttcaggaagaaaagaaaaggtcTTGGATGGTGATCTGTGTGAGAAGCTTGCTGAAGAATTTAAGTGAGTGCTGGATGGCTAGGTTATCAATTATGATGCAGTCTTATTGATTCTTAACCTAGGGAGCATATACATCAATTACAATTTTTCGGAGAAACTAATAGGAGGATTGAAGTGTATTATTCTGTTCTTTCTAAGCATGTCATGACTGTTTCCACAGCCTACCCCAACTttcttgggaaaaaggctttgatatTGTTGTTGTAAGCATGACATGACTGTATTTACACAGGGTGATGCAGAACTCAGCCCTTATATTTCTGAAGCATACTTAATTGTAATAGTTTATAAGTGGCACTTGTGACATTTTATCTCATTTTCTGCTCCCATGTGCAGTCGTTCTGCTGCTCGGACCGGGAGTAGAGCACTACAGGCTACACAGGTGACAGTGTCTGTTTTGCATCGTCCATGTTTCACGAAGTGCTTTCGCATGACATGTCTTTCAACAGGTTCGAGGATGGTTCCTTGATAAGCTCCCAGCATCAACTACAACCACTAAATCTACTTGCCTGCCTACTACTTCTGAAGAAAAGACTTTAGCCTCAGAAGCACATGTGTTAGTTTCTGAGACAAAGGCTGAGCCTTCTGAAGAAAAGACTTTACCCTCAGAAGCTCATGTGTTAGTGTCTGAGACAAAGGCTGAGCCTTCTGAAGAAAAAGTTTTAGCCCCTGATACAAGTATTTCAAACAATGAGGATGCACTTTCCCCGGACTTACTCAAAGGTTTTTGCAAGTCTCAGTCTGTTAGAACTTTATGCTTGGTGCTTGTATGGTTGTACCATTTACTAAAATTTTCTTATGCTCTGGCTTCTTTTCAGAAACTATAGATAAGGTTCCTGAACTTGAAGACCTGCAGTTTGAGGCTAGGTCATCAAAGGATTCTGCATGGTGAGAACTCTTTTACTTGCGACAATTATGTTCCTTTTCCCCCCTTTCTCCTTTTATTTGCAGCAATTTCATTCTTTATTTATCCCCTTACCCCATTCTGTTGTCTTGTGAGTAATTGAGATCGTATGAAGCAATCAAGATTTGTTAACTTATGTTGCACCTCAGTTTTCTTAGGAGATTTGGGCATGTGCCATTCAGCATGGCTATACTGGTGAATGTATATTGAATAAATAACACAAGTCAACTGTGAATAGTCTGAACTTGTTTTTAATAATTTTTAGCTAATGAGCATGCAAGTTGATCATAACAAGTTATATATGCCTATCTTGATAATGCTAGTATAGTATGTTAATCTACCGTAATGGTCCTAGAAAGTATGGGCAACTGTACCTGGATATCTTATATCCTTTGGTTCTGGCTGTCTGATTAGTATAGCTCACTTCCATAATGTTATTAGCATTATTACCATGGAGCAGGAATCTTAATCTCTGTGCATGTGCCCTGAAAAGATGTGCTCACATGCTTTAGTTGTGTATAAATATCTTCAAGTTTTTatctttcttttgtttctttggCAGCAGAACTAAATTTCATATTTGTTTGTGGTATGTAGGTATGACATTGCCGTATTTTTGGCACACAGGAAGACAAGTTCAGGCGAAGTTGTAAGGCTAATAATTAATTCTGTAGCATAAGAGCATTTTATGTTTTATCTCTATGACTTGTTTAATCACTGAGTAGGAAATCATCTGTTATTTCGTTTTGTAACTTCATCACGATAGGTTTCTCGTCCACACCATTTCATTGGATGAAGAATGAATACTATGGATAATGCACTACGTTGCTTGTTATCATTTGGTTGTTATTTGTACAATAGTAACCTAAGTTCTGTTGCGTTCTCTATGTAACCAAATATTACTACATTGTTGTTACTCTATGTAACCCAATATTTCTACATTGCTGTTGTAGGAAGTCCGGGTGAGGTTTAATGGATTTGGGGCTGAAGAAGATGAGTGGATAAATGTCAAGAAGGCTATCCGCCAGCAATCCATTCCGCTGGAGTCCTCAGAATGCCGAACCATTGTCAAAGGAGATCTTGTCCTGTGCTTCAAGGTAAGTGGGTAATGATTAACCCAGAGTAGCATGTCACAAGATCCTATACCATTTGGTTTTGTTCTATCCTGCTGGAGCTTCCTACTTATAAGGCATATGCCCATCCCTCTCAACTTATTTATTTTCTTGTCGCAATCCGTACGCCAGGAGAGCAATGATGATGCATTGCATTTTGATGCACATGTTACTGATATCCAGCGGAAGCAACATGATATAAGGGGTTGCAGATGTGTCTTCCATGTCCAGTATATTCATGATCAGAGTCAGGTACGTATTGAAATTAGCTGGGTCCTTGTTTCTTTTGGAATGCCTTGTATCAAGCCATAAAATCTTCAATCATTTAGTGATGCAGTGTGtttattcctttttttttttttttttgctgtagtCATAAATTCCAATGGTCACGTATAGACCCAATGCAGCCTGATCTTCTGAGACTAGCTGATTATTTTCTTTTCCAGGAGATGGTGAACTTGAAGAGACTGTCCCGGCGTCCGAAATACGTCTGATGGCTTGTGCTATCGTTGATCTTGCTCCTGCTATTTGCTCTTGTTGAAGTAACCGGGAGCCTAAAACCTAGTTGAGAGAGAACTTAGACTGGACTCTAGCTGTTTCTTATCAATGTGATGTCAGTGATGTGTATAGTAACACCACCTGGAAGAATACTTAAGCCCTCTTTGGCACATAGCTGTTGTAACGGCTATGAGTAGGCTCATTGATAGCCAATTTTTGCGCACTTGAGAAAGTTGATGCCAAGCTGGGCTGAGTCCGGTTTTAATTGATGTGTTGGAGCAAATTGCCATGGTAGTCTTCACCGTTCTGATTCTCTTGCGATTTGCTTCAGCCTACGAACGTTGTGTTTGTTATTGCCGTTGATTTTGCTCTTTGCTTGCATCGAAATGATAGCAGCTCCAGAATTCTCCGTTTCGTTCAGCTTAAAGAACGATTAACTTAAAATTAAAACGGTCAGCAAGCCCGTCTAGCTCAGTTGGTAGAGCGCAAGGCTCTTAACCTTGTGGTCGTGGGttcgagccccacggtgggcgaatGCAGGTGTCCATATTTTTTCATTACTCTTTCTCGCCCGAAATAGCTGACCCAATCCATTCACAAATTGAAACGGAAACATGTTGAATCACCCACACTTTAAAACTGCCAGAGGGAAGTACTTCACTATTTTAAAAAATGAGTCCGAGAAGTTCTTCATCAACGTCCACTTCATCAACATTTTGCCTAATCGCCGTGACCCGGGGCAGAGAGAGGGGATTAGTTTCCTTAGCAACTGTAAGAAATGACTATTGTGAAGAGACACTAGGCTATTTGAACCATGGACCACACGACAACGATAATGGTTAGATTTTGAAGGTGCAAGGAAGTGTGTTATTCAATGCAAAAAGGAAcaagtaatatttagttagtaacGAAACTGTCCATATATATTTCACTGGCGGAGAATTGACAATCTTGATGCACAGTGTATTCAGGATTTTTGTTTTCATTAGCTCTTCTAGTAGTTTTCTAATCTAATTTATCACTCCTTTTGTTCCGAAATATTTTGGAATGGATGTAACAGTTAAAAAGTTTTTTGTCCTAAGAATATTGTCTAAAATGGTGTACTTATTGTATTGGCTCAAACGTTGTTCAAAAAGCGGATTCAATTCTAAAATTTTGTGTTCAAGAAAATTACAACTGGCGGGGATAGCTCAGTTGGGAGAGCGTCAGACTGAAGATCTGAAGGTCGCGTGTTCGATCCACGCTCACCgcaatttgttatttttgctccGTTCCGTCTTCGACATTGATTAGCCATTCGATCTTCCGCTCACCGCAATTTCCAATTTGTTGTCGTTTTCTCATGGAATTCCGAGACAAGCGCGTGTACAGAGACGGAGAAGAACTGATCAGGTGACTACATTCCGAGTTCGACTTCGAGTCCAGCATGGGATCATGCACATACTCCAGCATAAAGTCGATCCCTTGCCTTGTGTTCTTGCACAAAAATTCCGCTCCATCTCCCTCCCATCCAACACCATCTCCCTGGCTTGTTCGTTCTTGCGCCGCGTGGAGAAATCCATGGCGATCGGCAGCATGCTCAGCCGGAAGCGCAAGCCACTCGACGCCGCGACGGAGGTCTTCAACGTCTGCCCGGAGCGCACGCGGGAGGCCGTTCGACAGCGCTTCCAGTCGGAGCTCGTCGCGGTCCGTCGCCTCCTCGAGAAGGCGGCCCCCCTGCCGGTGCCGGTGCCACGATCGGAGGAACCTCCTGCCAAGAGGAGCAA encodes:
- the LOC124654098 gene encoding protein SAWADEE HOMEODOMAIN HOMOLOG 2-like yields the protein MERRSSTRFSPTEIARLEKLVSGRKEKVLDGDLCEKLAEEFNRSAARTGSRALQATQVRGWFLDKLPASTTTTKSTCLPTTSEEKTLASEAHVLVSETKAEPSEEKTLPSEAHVLVSETKAEPSEEKVLAPDTSISNNEDALSPDLLKETIDKVPELEDLQFEARSSKDSAWYDIAVFLAHRKTSSGEVEVRVRFNGFGAEEDEWINVKKAIRQQSIPLESSECRTIVKGDLVLCFKESNDDALHFDAHVTDIQRKQHDIRGCRCVFHVQYIHDQSQEMVNLKRLSRRPKYV